The genome window TGCCGATGTTTTTGTATTTCGCATCTTTGAATTTCTCCAAGTATGGAGGCAGGTTGGATTGAGCTACACCGGTTACTTCAATTCCCAATTTATCCAAAGAGTCCAGTACACCGTAGTCGAATGCTACAACCGTCTGCGGGTTTTTCTTCAGCTTTGCTTCACCGAGTTTGTGCTTGATGGTCACTTCTTCAGAAGAAGCCGCCGACGCCTGTGCATCTGCAGAAGCTGCTGGCGTCTGTGCTGGAACTGGCGACGCACTGTTTGAACCGCACGCAGCTGTAACCAATGCTAGCAGCCCCGCCATCAAAGGCATAATCCATTTCTTTTTCACTTCTATCACCTCTACGTAAATTTGGGTTTTATCTAAAATTACCGATGGATGGACCATCACAATAATTTTAACGAGAGAAAAAGATTCTCATTCTCAAGTAAAAGAAAAAACAAAATCAGGCATAGTACACGCAGATTTTGTTTTCATCGATATCCTCGATTTGGATATCCATGTCATAGACCTCTTTCAAGGTCTTCGCACTGATGATTTCGTTCGTGGCTCCTTCTCTGACGACCTTGCCGTCCTTGAGAGCGACGATGTAATCCGAGTAGACGGACGCAAAGTTAATATCGTGAATCACAATAACCACGGTTTTCCCCATTTCATCTACCAAACGTCTCAGAACTTTCATGATCTGAACGGAATGCTTCATGTCCAGATTGTTCAGAGGCTCATCGAGGAGTATGTACTCGGTATTTTGGGCGACAACCATTGCGATATAGGCACGCTGTCTTTGTCCGCCGCTAAGCTGATCCAGGTACTTGTGCTGAATGTCTTCCAGCTCCATGTAACGGATCGCCTCGTCTACATGCTTCCAATCTTCTTTGGTGAGGTTCCCCTGCGAATAGGGAAAACGGCCAAAGCTGACCAGCTCACGGATTGTCAGACGAACGGTGATGTGGTTCGACTGTTTGAGAATCGAAATCTTTTTGGCCAGATCACTGCTTTTGCACTGGCCGATCTCTTTTCCCTCCAAAAGTATCTCCCCCTGATCCTTCGTCAAAAGACGGCTGATCATGGATAGCAGGGTGCTTTTACCAGCCCCGTTTGGCCCGATAAATGACGTGATTTTTCCCTTGGCGATGCAAAGCGACACATTTTCCACGACATTTTTGCTGCCATACTGCTTTGAGACATTCCGGATTTCTACCATGACTTATTCTCCTTTAGCAGAAGATAGATGAAGTAAACTCCACCAATGAAGTTGACGATGACGCTCAGCGTCGTGGAGAACGTGAAGACACGTTCGACAATCAGCAGGCCTCCCACCAGAGCTATGATGCTGATGAGCGCAGAGCCGACGATCAGGTGCTTGTGCTGATACGTCTTCATGAATTGGTGTGCCACGTTGACGACCAAAAGACCCAAGAAGGTGATCGGACCTACCAGAGCGGTAGCAATCGAGACGAGAATGGCGATGATAATCAGGAAACGCTTTACGACAAAATCGTAATTCACTCCCAGATTGATGGCCTGGTCCCTTCCCAGTGACAAGACGTCGAGGTATTTGACGTACCTCCAGAAATAAATCCCTACGGCAATGACGAGCACAAAGCTGATGATCAACAGATCCGTGTTGACGTTGTTGAAGCTCGCAAACATCTTGTCTTGCACACGCAAAAATTCATTGGGATCAATCAACAGCTGCAAGAAGGTTGAGAGACTGTTGAACAGGGTCCCGAAGATCAAACCGATTAGCAGCAGGAAGTAAATGTTCTGTCCTTCCCTTTTAAACAGCCATTTATAAAGCAGTCCTGCGAACAGGATCATCAAACCTACGGAAATGAGGAAGTTCACATTTTTGCTCATGAGTGTCAGGCTTGTCGATCCAAGCGCAAAAATCACGAGCGTCTGAATGAACATATACAGGGAATCCAATCCGATGATGCTGGGAGTAAGGATTCGGTTGTTCGTAATGGTCTGGAACACCAGCGTGGAAAAAGCGATGATGCTTCCAGTCAATACGATCGCCAAAATCTTTTTCAACCTCCGGGGGAGAACGTAATCCCAGTTTCCGCCCGCATCGATCATCAGGAATACGGCTATCAGAACAAGGGCAACAATCGTCAGGCCTATCATCTTCGCTTTCATCGGTCATACGCCTTTCTTCTCATGAGTAAGAAAATGAATATCGCGCTGCCGACAACACCGACCATCAAGCCGATAGAAATTTCGTAAGGGAAGATAATGAGGCGACCCAAGATGTCGCAGCACAGAACGAACACAGCCCCCAGCAAAGCCGTATGAGACAGGTTCTTCTTCAGGTTATCGCCCAGGTAAATCGTGACGATATTCGGAATGATCAATCCCAGAAATGGAATCGTGCCTACCGTGAGAATGACGAGAGAAGATACCATTGCCACGATAACGAGGCCGATGTTGACCACTTGTTTGTAATTCAGCCCCAGATTGATGGCAAATTCCTCACCCATTCCCGCGATCGTGAACTTGTTGGCAAACAGGTATGCGATGATGACGAGCGGGATGCTGAGGTAGAGCAGCTCGTAGCTCCCTTTCATGATCGAGGAAAAGTCTCCGTGCAGCCAAGCTGTCATGTTCCGGATGAGGTCGTATTTGTAGGCAAAAAACATCGTAATCGAACCGACGATATTGCCAAACATCAAGCCCACCAGCGGAATGAAAATGGAGTCTTTGAATTTGATCCTGTCGAGAATCTTCATAAAGATGAATGTTCCCAGTAGTGCAAACACGAAGGCCACGAGCAGCTTTAGCCACGGACTGGCGTCGGTAAACACCATCAATGAAACCAGTATCCCGAACCGGACAGAGTCTTCCGTGCCTGCCGTTGTCGGCGATACGAACTTGTTCCGCGTCAGCTGCTGCATGATCAGACCTATGATACTCATGCTGACACCCGCGATGATGATACTGATCAATCGTGGGATTCTGCTGATCCACATCACCTGCGTCTTCTCTTCCGTGAGATCGAACAGTTCCAGTGGGGAAATGTCTTTCACACCGATAAACAAGGAAGCTATCGACAGCAGGATGAGTGCTATTACTAAATATCTCTTCTTCATCGCTTTCCCTACTTTTCCCCATCCAGAGCTTTTTCTGATCTGTATAAAGAGATTCATTCTCATCAATAAAGAGATTCATTCTCAATTAGACCTTCTGTTGCTATATTAGCACTTCTTTATTGGGTATGAAAGCATTTTTTTGTTAGTCGGCTACATTCTTTTTTCTCGACGCATGCGGCCATTCGCTCTTGACACAATACGATATATCGCTTAATTTTAATGCGATATATCGTATTTGATGAGGAGGACTTTCATTGCGGAAACATTTTGATGCAAAAAAACCTCGTAAAAAAGAGTTTTCCGCTGATTTCAGTGGGGCTCCATTCTGGGAAAGCGGCGAGCGCCACTACTATCGCCATGGAGGCGGCGGTGGGCGCGGAGGCGGACGTGGCAAGCGTTTCTTTGGCAGAGGGGATGTGAAATACGCCCTTCTGGAGCTTCTGTCTGCAGCGCCCATGCACGGGTATCAGATGATGAAGGGACTGGAGGAAAAGTCAGGTGGCTTGTACACACCAAGCCCAGGGTCTATTTACCCCACCTTGCAAATGCTCGAAGATCGCGATATGGTCCATGCCACGGAAGTCGACGGCAAAAAGGTTTATTCCATTACAGAGGCCGGTCGCTCGTTCTTGCAGGAGCGCCCTGTGGAAAAGCCGCGCGATTTGGTCCATGACAGCGCCCGCGACATCCTAGTTGGAGAAGCTGAACTGCAGCAGGACCTGAATCAGCTCGTCGAATCGCTGAACAGGCTGCATGGAGAATCGCTGCAAGATCCGGCCAAGATGACCCGGCTCAGCTTTTTCCTCAAAAAAGTACGCCGAAAACTGGAAGGACATTTCGAAGAGGGATCCGACCAATGAGATTCAGCCAATGAAAAAAGGATCGGCTATTTTCCGATCCTTTTTCTCATTCTGACGTTATGAATGGTCGACAAGACTTTTGCGTTCCCATACCCGGCTGCGCCAACGGAAGAACATCACAATACCCCGAATCCATTCGTCGGTCGCAACAGCCAGCCACACTCCTGCCAGCCCCATATTGGCATGGAACGCCAAGACATAACCTAGCGGCAGACTGACCCCGACCATCGAGATCAATCCCATATAGACAGGAAATTTGGCATCGCCAGCGGCTCGCAATGAGTTGATCAAAATAATGTTGAAGACGCGTCCCGTTTCCAGAAATATGCTCAACAGGATGACCTGCGTGCTGATGCGCAGGATTTCCGGATCGCTGGTGAACAGCCCCATGATCGGCTCTCTGAATACGATGACGAGAATGTTGATGATGACGGTACAGACAAACCCCCAACGCAGGCTCACCCAGACTCGCCGGTACGCCTCTTCCTTTCTCCCTGCTCCCACCAACCGTCCGGTAATGATCGCCGTCCCCATTCCGATAGCCAGGCTGAACAGGTAGATGAACATGCTGAGATTGAGAACGTACTGTCTGGACGCCAGCGCGGCCGCTCCCAAAAATGTGACGTAGTACAAAAAGATCGCCTGACAACCGTTATACGTGATTTGTTCAAATGCGGAAGGAATCCCCACTCGGCAAATTTTACCCACGTATGATCGAGTAATCGTGAAGTAATCCTTGAGCTGTACCTTGTATTCGATCAGGCGGTAATACGTCCAGAAAAACACGATCAGGCCCAGCCCCCTGCTGAGGACCGTGGAAATAGCAGCCCCTTCTACCCCAAGCTCAGGGAAGCCCCAGCTCCCAAAGATCAGCAAATAGTTGCCTAGCACGTGGACGATGTTGATTCCGAGTGATATCAGCATGCTTTCCCGGGTAAAGCCATACGTGCGAACCATGCTTGCCAGCGTATTGATGATCGCCTGGATAAACAATCCTCCCCCGACAATGGCCGTATACGACTGCGCCAGCCGGAGAATCTCACCCTGCAGGTTCATCGTGGAGAGCAGAGCATTTCCAAACAGCAGAAAACCGATGCTGATCAAAATCCCGATCATGAGGTTCAAGGTAATGGCGATAGCACCGATCTTGGCTGCCTCATCGAGCTTGCGCGAACCGATGTACTGCGCTACTACGATGGATGCCCCGTGACCGATTACCTCCAGAACCAGAATGGCTATGAAAATAAATTGATTGGCTGCACCGACCGCGGATACAGCGTCATCGGACACGCCGCTGAGCATAAAGGTGTCCGTAATTCCAATGAGCGTAAACAAAAACAACTCCAGAAAAATGGGCCAGGTCAACGAGAACAGCCTGATTCCTTTCGCTTCCTCATTACTTTGCACCTGTACAGTTTGGGCGTCCATGATGTCACCTTTCATTTGGCATATGTAGCGCCATTTTACACCCTTCGCCCAACTGTTTGTAGAGTTTGTGTCGTATCTTTACACGAAATTTATCTCTGCTTGTTTTTTCTGACAATCCTCTTGCGGCGTTTTTCCCGCCAATGTTATTGTAAGAGAGGTTTATCCCACTATTTGGCTATACACACTCCAGGAGGTACTATGGCTCGTATACTTATTGCTGATGACTCCGTAGTCGTTCGAGAATATCTAAAGGTAATACTGGAACGAGCCGGACATCAGGTAATCGCAGAAGCAACCAGAGGAACCGAAGCATTCCAAAAGTATATCGCCTATCAGCCAGATCTGGTCACCATGGATATCAATATGCCAGATATGAATGGGATCGAAGCCGTCAAAAAGATTATGAGCCGCTTTCCGGATGCGAAAATCATAATGGTAAGTACACACGGGTTGAGGCCCCTGGTTTTTGAAGCGGTGAAGGCCGGAGCCATTCATTACATCATTAAACCGATAAACGAAGAAAAACTGCTTGTTGCCATTGAAAATGCCCTTATCTGACATTCAGAAAGGGCATTTTCTTTATACTCGCTGCAACATGTGCTCCTGCTCCTGCAGGGGGATTCGAAAGAGAAAGCGTGTGCCTTTCCCCTTCTGGGAACTGATCTTGACCGTTCCGCCTAACCGTTCTACCTCTCGTTTGACAATGGAGAGTCCCACTCCTCTGCCTGAGAGCTCACTTACCGATTCTTCCTTCGTGCTTACGTTCTCCTTAAACAGGGAATGGAGCCATTCCTGCTCGCTCCACGCGTACTCCCAGCCCTTTTCCTTGCCAATGGCCTTGATACTCTCCAGATCGACGCCTTTGCCATCATCGGAAATAGTCAGGAGCATCACCTGGCCCTCCTGCTTGATCTGACAGCGGATGGTTCCCCAGCGTTCTTTTTGTTGTGCCATCCGCTCTGCTTCGTCTTCAATTCCATGATCCAGCGCATTGCTGAATACGTGAACCAGACTGCTGGCGAAGTTTCCGAATCGCTCTGGATCTACCCATACATCCTCTGCTTCGATTTGCAGCGGATAGATTCGTTTGTCCAGACGTGCTGACACTCTCGCCACGTATTCGTCATAGCGGGACAAAAGCTCTGCGAACGGACGATTGCGCAGACGCTTAAATTCATGCAGCAGCTCGCCCTGGCCTTCCCTGTGCAAATACGTGGACAAATGCTCTGAAAAAGCATTCCATCGATCTTTGGAGAAGGAGACCGTCTGCTCCTTCTTTTCCAAAAAATCATTGCCCAGCTGCTGCCTCATAATATCCAAGTCACGCTGAATGGCCGAGCAAATCGAGTCCACCCCGTTTTGGATCTCATTCACCACTTCGGGAGCGTGGGCTTTGTTTTTCGCCAGCTGGACGAGTGTGGATTCCAGCTCATGGAGCTTCTCCGGTGTATGAATCAGATAGAATTGACTAAAGTCACCTTTGAACTGGTGGAGACGGCTAATCAGCTGGTAGAGCTTTTCTGCCGGCTCGCCTCCCTCTGCCCACATGTCCTTCCAATCCAATGTAACAAAGGAATTGAAGCTCTGCAGCACGGTTTCAAACAGGTCCAGGCTGATCGCAACGGTCACGACCATTTTCAGAACCTGCCATTCCTGCTCGACCTTGTTTTCCAGTGCGCGCTGCTCGCTAAGGTCAGTGAGGATCAGCATCAATCCGCCTGAGTATTCTCCGCGCCCCTCATCGATCGATTTGCACTCTACCTTCAATGGCAGACCGTTCACCACGATCTCCGTTGGGAACAAGCTAAGGTACAGTTCCCTTTGCGCTCCGTTTTCCAGCCCGAAGTACTTGCCAAGCAGCGATTCAATGAATGCCTGATCCTCTTTGCTGTCCGGATACAGCAGCTCTGCTACGGACAACCCCGCCAGCTCTTTGCCAAATATCCGAACGCATTCCTGGCTGTACTCGGAATGGATGAGCAAGCCTTTGCAGATCGATAAGAAGCCCTGGCCTGCATTGTTCAGCAGGTTTTTATTGGCGCGAAGGAGGTTCTCAATCTCTTCTGTTCGCTCCGCTACGATTCGCTCCAAAGATTGATTCCATTGCTCCATCTGGTGGTACAGCCGAGCATTTTCGATGAAGGTCGCAATCTGGGAAAACAGCAGGCGCAGCAGCTCCGTTCTGCCTTCGTTGAATACATGCGTGGACTCGTTATTCTCCAGGTACACGACGCCTACCATCTTGCCTTGCTGCCACAGCGGAGCGCATAAAATCGACTTCGGCATGTTTTTTGTAATGTACGGATCCTTGAAAAAGATCGCTTCGACATAGGCTTCATGCAGGACCAGCATCTCTTCCGTACGCATCACGTAGTTTACGGTCGCAACAGAGAGCAGACCTCCCTGCTCGTACGGAATAGACTGCAGAATTTCAATATCTTCATCAATAGAGCCCGCCGCTTCGATGAACCATTCACTCTCGTTTTTCAGAATGATAAACCCACGCTGTGCCCCGGCATTGCTCATGACTGTTCGCAGCATCGTAGCCAGCAGCTTGTCCAGTTTGATTTCGCTTGCGATCATCTGGGATGACTTGATGACCGTCATGAGATCGACCATATCTGGCGTATGTCCCGTTACGGTTATATCGGATCCAGTCTGATTGCTTCTTCCCAACCTTTCGATAGAAAGGTGGTGCTGCGCTTCGAGAGCCTGTGCCTTTGCGACCGCTCCCCACTGCAAATACCCGAAATGAGCCTCTGACAGGTAAATTTCCCCGACGGTTTCCATGCCCAGACTCAAATAGTGCTTGGCAGCCAGCTCATAGGCCAGCGCTTCGTTTTGCAAGAACCCATATTTCTTGGCAGACTGAATCGATTGCTCGTAGTAAGGGGTAGCAGCTTGGGCCTTACCCGATACAAGCATCCACTCCGCTCTCATTAACAAGTATTTATGATCGAAGTTTTCCGCACAGTTTGCGGCCCACTTTTTCATCCTTCTCAGGTTGGCTTTGATTTTTCTCGCATATTTCTGCCGGTCGGCCCAGTTCGCCCGCGGGTAAAGTCCCGTCAGGGCGAGTGTCTGGATAAAAACGTGCTCGCTGACCAGTATTTGCCCGCTGACAGTCTCCATCCACCGCTCGGCTTCCGTGGTCATTTCTGCTGCTTCTCGGTAGTTCCCAAAATGCAGGTGCACCATCGATTTGTAGTAGTGATACATGTATTTCTTGTAGTTGGTGCCATCAGTCTGCAGCGCCTGCACGTAAGCGGCTTCGTCAAAGTCCCCGTCACAAAAAACGGTTGGATCGCCGTCCTTACTTATCGTAAAACAGTGTAAAGCTTGCCTCAGCAACAGCAGCCGATCATCATGGTCGACCACCTTGAGCTGACGGATCAAATCCGCATAAAGATCGATCTGCTGGAGCAATTCATCGATCGGAGAGCCGCAGTACACCATCGCTTCCAGCAGCCCGTGAGCGTTGTAGGCAACGTAGATATTTCCTCCGCTCTCCAGTCCATGCTGAATCGCTTTCTTCAACAGCGGAATGTTGGTCTTGGCATGGTCGCGCCAGTGGTTAATCATGATCGCAAAAGCCCCATACGCTTTGGTCATCGCGATCGGGTCGTGAAAGCTG of Brevibacillus choshinensis contains these proteins:
- a CDS encoding response regulator — its product is MARILIADDSVVVREYLKVILERAGHQVIAEATRGTEAFQKYIAYQPDLVTMDINMPDMNGIEAVKKIMSRFPDAKIIMVSTHGLRPLVFEAVKAGAIHYIIKPINEEKLLVAIENALI
- a CDS encoding ABC transporter ATP-binding protein produces the protein MVEIRNVSKQYGSKNVVENVSLCIAKGKITSFIGPNGAGKSTLLSMISRLLTKDQGEILLEGKEIGQCKSSDLAKKISILKQSNHITVRLTIRELVSFGRFPYSQGNLTKEDWKHVDEAIRYMELEDIQHKYLDQLSGGQRQRAYIAMVVAQNTEYILLDEPLNNLDMKHSVQIMKVLRRLVDEMGKTVVIVIHDINFASVYSDYIVALKDGKVVREGATNEIISAKTLKEVYDMDIQIEDIDENKICVYYA
- a CDS encoding MATE family efflux transporter, translating into MDAQTVQVQSNEEAKGIRLFSLTWPIFLELFLFTLIGITDTFMLSGVSDDAVSAVGAANQFIFIAILVLEVIGHGASIVVAQYIGSRKLDEAAKIGAIAITLNLMIGILISIGFLLFGNALLSTMNLQGEILRLAQSYTAIVGGGLFIQAIINTLASMVRTYGFTRESMLISLGINIVHVLGNYLLIFGSWGFPELGVEGAAISTVLSRGLGLIVFFWTYYRLIEYKVQLKDYFTITRSYVGKICRVGIPSAFEQITYNGCQAIFLYYVTFLGAAALASRQYVLNLSMFIYLFSLAIGMGTAIITGRLVGAGRKEEAYRRVWVSLRWGFVCTVIINILVIVFREPIMGLFTSDPEILRISTQVILLSIFLETGRVFNIILINSLRAAGDAKFPVYMGLISMVGVSLPLGYVLAFHANMGLAGVWLAVATDEWIRGIVMFFRWRSRVWERKSLVDHS
- a CDS encoding iron chelate uptake ABC transporter family permease subunit is translated as MKAKMIGLTIVALVLIAVFLMIDAGGNWDYVLPRRLKKILAIVLTGSIIAFSTLVFQTITNNRILTPSIIGLDSLYMFIQTLVIFALGSTSLTLMSKNVNFLISVGLMILFAGLLYKWLFKREGQNIYFLLLIGLIFGTLFNSLSTFLQLLIDPNEFLRVQDKMFASFNNVNTDLLIISFVLVIAVGIYFWRYVKYLDVLSLGRDQAINLGVNYDFVVKRFLIIIAILVSIATALVGPITFLGLLVVNVAHQFMKTYQHKHLIVGSALISIIALVGGLLIVERVFTFSTTLSVIVNFIGGVYFIYLLLKENKSW
- a CDS encoding PadR family transcriptional regulator, producing MRKHFDAKKPRKKEFSADFSGAPFWESGERHYYRHGGGGGRGGGRGKRFFGRGDVKYALLELLSAAPMHGYQMMKGLEEKSGGLYTPSPGSIYPTLQMLEDRDMVHATEVDGKKVYSITEAGRSFLQERPVEKPRDLVHDSARDILVGEAELQQDLNQLVESLNRLHGESLQDPAKMTRLSFFLKKVRRKLEGHFEEGSDQ
- a CDS encoding AAA family ATPase — translated: MSGKLLVPGYRITEFVSNHVNMGVYRAFRIVDNLPVIIKTQQKGIPRNDSIWKLKHEYRILDSIRSDAVEAVVELVHNDRETLLITEDHGGLPLSVLMNTRELSIREILTIALNLARAMKLIHQSRVVHKDINPANITVHPETYGVKLTNFGLSTRLYREYQSAMNPKEWQGNLRYVSPEQTGRMNRTVDYRSDFYSFGISLYEMLTGRPPFLSNDALELVHAHMARKPVPPSQSHPAIPDVVSDLVLKCLSKNVEDRYLSSSGLIADLEKCLELLREDGSIQTFPLGEQDRTNQLHISEKLYGREPELELLTEAFEQISNGATRLIMLSGNAGVGKTALVREAQKAFLQGKGRFVSGKFDQYKQSVPYSAILLAFQDLIRQILAGNERELHMWSETILEALQGMGQVIVDVIPQLEMIIGKQPAVPELPATEAKNRFQMVMQRFVRIWAKPEHPLVLFLDDLQWADPSSLFLIQEMISDLQVSHFLLLCAHREQEGSLMNPMMSALIELGSQNRILRQISLHPLEVREITQLLADSIQADPQSTLPLARVVHQKTAGNPFFTRQFLKSLYDKGLMKYAADEGEWTWHLEEIEKLETADNVADFLVERMRLLPMLTQKLLAYAACLGNHFYLHMVAKARNQKESETIRHIWPAVEEGLLYPLDGDSYLAYAALEEEDAAVHMKIHFTFLHDRIQQAAYSLLSEVERKMVHLKLGRMMRELSHSYESDLLFEICNHLYQGSELMDDQTERLHAAHCHLLAGQRAKLSTAFDAALRFFRQGTEVLREEGWEQNRQLAVELYTMRAEAEYLCNNFDAAESLFALVKQYAQTNAEQVRILEIQVHMYTSLAKFQLVVEIANQALQLLGVSIPKKPGKLDIIKEMWQIKRKLKGRKADELLYMPNIPEENYRMAMNIISYAGPSSYFVDMNWFALTILRVLHLSLVHGNDVASANGYTGYGIVQATQFGKYQEGYDYGLLACSVADSFHDPIAMTKAYGAFAIMINHWRDHAKTNIPLLKKAIQHGLESGGNIYVAYNAHGLLEAMVYCGSPIDELLQQIDLYADLIRQLKVVDHDDRLLLLRQALHCFTISKDGDPTVFCDGDFDEAAYVQALQTDGTNYKKYMYHYYKSMVHLHFGNYREAAEMTTEAERWMETVSGQILVSEHVFIQTLALTGLYPRANWADRQKYARKIKANLRRMKKWAANCAENFDHKYLLMRAEWMLVSGKAQAATPYYEQSIQSAKKYGFLQNEALAYELAAKHYLSLGMETVGEIYLSEAHFGYLQWGAVAKAQALEAQHHLSIERLGRSNQTGSDITVTGHTPDMVDLMTVIKSSQMIASEIKLDKLLATMLRTVMSNAGAQRGFIILKNESEWFIEAAGSIDEDIEILQSIPYEQGGLLSVATVNYVMRTEEMLVLHEAYVEAIFFKDPYITKNMPKSILCAPLWQQGKMVGVVYLENNESTHVFNEGRTELLRLLFSQIATFIENARLYHQMEQWNQSLERIVAERTEEIENLLRANKNLLNNAGQGFLSICKGLLIHSEYSQECVRIFGKELAGLSVAELLYPDSKEDQAFIESLLGKYFGLENGAQRELYLSLFPTEIVVNGLPLKVECKSIDEGRGEYSGGLMLILTDLSEQRALENKVEQEWQVLKMVVTVAISLDLFETVLQSFNSFVTLDWKDMWAEGGEPAEKLYQLISRLHQFKGDFSQFYLIHTPEKLHELESTLVQLAKNKAHAPEVVNEIQNGVDSICSAIQRDLDIMRQQLGNDFLEKKEQTVSFSKDRWNAFSEHLSTYLHREGQGELLHEFKRLRNRPFAELLSRYDEYVARVSARLDKRIYPLQIEAEDVWVDPERFGNFASSLVHVFSNALDHGIEDEAERMAQQKERWGTIRCQIKQEGQVMLLTISDDGKGVDLESIKAIGKEKGWEYAWSEQEWLHSLFKENVSTKEESVSELSGRGVGLSIVKREVERLGGTVKISSQKGKGTRFLFRIPLQEQEHMLQRV
- a CDS encoding ABC transporter permease, which produces MKKRYLVIALILLSIASLFIGVKDISPLELFDLTEEKTQVMWISRIPRLISIIIAGVSMSIIGLIMQQLTRNKFVSPTTAGTEDSVRFGILVSLMVFTDASPWLKLLVAFVFALLGTFIFMKILDRIKFKDSIFIPLVGLMFGNIVGSITMFFAYKYDLIRNMTAWLHGDFSSIMKGSYELLYLSIPLVIIAYLFANKFTIAGMGEEFAINLGLNYKQVVNIGLVIVAMVSSLVILTVGTIPFLGLIIPNIVTIYLGDNLKKNLSHTALLGAVFVLCCDILGRLIIFPYEISIGLMVGVVGSAIFIFLLMRRKAYDR